From Psychroflexus torquis ATCC 700755, the proteins below share one genomic window:
- the gldA gene encoding gliding motility-associated ABC transporter ATP-binding subunit GldA has protein sequence MSIEVKSISKSYKDQFALKDINFKIYKGEIVGLLGPNGAGKSTLMKILTGFISASSGEASINGIKLSEAKTDIQRQIGYLPEHNPIYLEMYVKEYLSFHARIFKSKKERIKKVIEQTKLTKEVDKRIHQLSKGYRQRVGLAAALLHDPSVLILDEPTTGLDPNQLIEIRELITSISKEKTILLSTHIMQEVEAICDRVIIINKGQIVSDKKLSDLNDPEEQVIEVEFNYRIEEVALKEIGKVISIRNLTRFRYEITFNTPLDKRPDIFDFAYDKGLKILELHKKNKNLESLFIDLTKDN, from the coding sequence ATGTCTATTGAAGTCAAATCCATTTCAAAATCCTATAAAGATCAATTTGCTTTAAAAGATATTAATTTCAAAATTTATAAAGGTGAAATTGTAGGCTTGCTAGGGCCAAATGGCGCTGGAAAATCTACTTTAATGAAGATTTTAACTGGATTTATAAGTGCTAGTTCTGGTGAAGCTAGTATTAATGGAATAAAATTAAGTGAAGCAAAAACTGATATTCAACGCCAAATCGGCTATTTACCGGAACACAATCCAATCTATTTAGAGATGTATGTCAAGGAATATCTTTCCTTCCATGCGAGGATTTTCAAAAGTAAAAAAGAAAGAATTAAAAAGGTAATAGAACAAACCAAGTTGACCAAAGAAGTTGACAAGCGCATCCATCAATTGTCAAAAGGCTATAGACAGCGGGTTGGGCTTGCTGCAGCTTTACTTCATGATCCTAGTGTTTTAATTCTTGATGAACCTACCACAGGTCTTGACCCCAACCAATTAATAGAAATAAGGGAGTTAATCACTTCCATTAGTAAAGAGAAAACAATTCTTCTTTCTACGCATATCATGCAAGAAGTAGAAGCAATTTGCGATAGGGTCATCATCATAAACAAAGGGCAAATTGTGTCAGATAAAAAACTTTCAGACCTTAACGATCCCGAAGAACAGGTCATAGAGGTAGAATTTAATTATAGAATTGAAGAAGTGGCCTTAAAGGAAATTGGCAAGGTGATTAGCATCAGGAATTTAACGCGGTTCCGATACGAAATAACATTTAATACGCCTTTAGATAAACGACCAGATATTTTTGATTTTGCATACGACAAGGGTTTAAAAATACTCGAACTTCACAAAAAAAATAAAAATCTTGAAAGCTTATTTATAGATTTAACTAAAGATAATTAA
- the dtd gene encoding D-aminoacyl-tRNA deacylase translates to MKIVVQRVKEASVKIGNEISGTINKGLLIFLGIEHEDGQEDIAWLVKKIIHLRVFPDDEGKMNLSLKDIEGELLVVSQFTLHASLKKGNRPSFTKSAKPELAKKLYEDFLETLQEGSITKIQTGRFGADMQISLINDGPLTFILDSKVKL, encoded by the coding sequence ATGAAAATAGTTGTACAAAGAGTAAAGGAAGCTTCAGTTAAAATAGGAAATGAAATTTCAGGAACTATAAATAAAGGCTTGCTTATTTTTTTGGGTATTGAACATGAAGATGGGCAAGAGGATATAGCTTGGCTGGTCAAAAAAATAATACATCTAAGAGTTTTTCCTGATGATGAGGGTAAGATGAATTTGAGCCTTAAAGATATCGAAGGTGAATTGCTTGTCGTGAGTCAGTTTACTTTACATGCTTCATTAAAAAAGGGAAATAGACCTAGTTTTACGAAGTCTGCTAAACCAGAGTTAGCCAAAAAACTCTACGAAGATTTCTTAGAAACGCTTCAAGAAGGTAGTATTACCAAAATCCAAACTGGAAGATTTGGAGCAGATATGCAAATTTCATTAATCAACGACGGACCTTTAACATTCATACTAGATTCTAAGGTTAAATTATAG
- a CDS encoding DUF368 domain-containing protein has translation MQSTRTFSDKIFLFLKGLAMGAANKVPGVSGGVVAFVTGFYEEFIYSLQKFNFKSFKLLFNARFKSFFQYINAKFLGILILGMVVSYFSISKLLDFLIESYELNVWSTFFGMIVGSIYYIGKDFKIRSIKTIVFISLGVVAGLSISFLKPATENDNLLFVFFCGIISVSGMTLPGLSGSFILILLGNYVLLLVDSVNALYDTIADVVRLDFSFTQDPKRTRLLQVLGSFTAGSFFGLITLSHLLNYVLKYYKKIAFSIIIGFITGSLGVVWPWKEKIFKTDPLGSTILDTSGDPILDNYSRYWPELSQLSTWVGFSFILVGILIVLGLAWYGNSKNKINYS, from the coding sequence ATGCAGAGCACAAGGACATTTAGCGATAAAATCTTCCTTTTCTTAAAAGGTCTTGCTATGGGCGCTGCCAATAAAGTTCCTGGAGTTTCTGGTGGTGTTGTTGCTTTTGTTACTGGTTTTTATGAAGAATTTATTTATTCTCTCCAGAAATTTAATTTCAAGTCTTTTAAGCTTCTATTCAATGCTAGGTTTAAGAGTTTTTTCCAATATATAAACGCTAAGTTTCTAGGCATATTGATTCTTGGAATGGTCGTGAGCTATTTCAGCATTTCAAAATTATTGGATTTCTTAATTGAAAGCTACGAGCTTAACGTTTGGTCTACCTTCTTTGGTATGATTGTAGGCTCTATCTATTACATCGGTAAAGATTTTAAAATAAGATCAATTAAAACAATTGTTTTTATAAGCCTAGGCGTTGTGGCAGGACTGAGCATTAGCTTTTTAAAACCTGCTACAGAAAATGATAATCTCTTATTTGTGTTTTTTTGTGGGATTATAAGTGTGTCAGGGATGACCCTTCCGGGTTTATCGGGCTCATTTATACTAATCCTATTAGGCAATTACGTCTTGCTATTGGTAGATTCTGTAAATGCCCTTTACGATACTATTGCTGATGTGGTGAGGCTTGATTTTAGTTTTACACAAGACCCTAAAAGAACTAGGCTACTTCAAGTTTTGGGATCGTTTACCGCTGGTTCTTTTTTTGGACTTATTACCCTATCCCACTTATTAAATTACGTTTTGAAATATTATAAGAAAATTGCATTTTCAATTATTATTGGATTTATAACTGGCAGCCTAGGAGTGGTGTGGCCCTGGAAGGAGAAAATTTTTAAAACAGACCCATTAGGAAGTACTATTTTAGATACTAGTGGAGACCCCATTTTAGACAATTACTCTCGGTATTGGCCAGAATTAAGTCAACTTAGTACTTGGGTTGGTTTCTCTTTTATACTAGTAGGAATTTTAATAGTTTTGGGCTTAGCTTGGTATGGCAACAGTAAAAATAAAATTAACTATTCATGA
- a CDS encoding shikimate dehydrogenase family protein: MTTYGLLGRNIDYSFSKTFFNTKFHNEAIRAKYINFDIEHIEEVKQIASNSLDLRGLNVTIPYKEDVIPFLDEIDPQAEQIGAVNTIKIENKKLIGYNTDVFGFTKSIFNLVAPNHEAALILGTGGASKAIRHALVSMGYHINMVSREKDKGDFTYKDLTSEIIKSHQLIVNCTPLGTHPNVNQSPPIPYEFIDETHLLYDLVYNPSLTRFLAQGKDKGAQIINGEQMLISQAEKAWEIWNQ; encoded by the coding sequence ATGACAACATACGGACTTTTAGGAAGAAATATTGATTACTCATTTTCAAAAACATTTTTTAATACCAAATTCCACAACGAGGCCATCAGAGCTAAGTATATCAATTTCGATATTGAGCATATTGAAGAAGTTAAACAAATCGCAAGTAACTCTTTGGATTTAAGAGGTCTTAATGTGACTATACCCTACAAAGAAGACGTAATTCCTTTTCTGGATGAAATAGACCCTCAAGCTGAACAAATTGGCGCAGTAAACACTATTAAAATTGAAAATAAAAAATTGATTGGTTATAATACAGATGTATTTGGTTTCACAAAATCTATTTTTAACTTAGTTGCTCCCAACCATGAAGCCGCCTTAATTTTGGGAACTGGGGGCGCATCCAAAGCAATAAGACATGCTCTGGTCTCTATGGGATATCATATCAATATGGTATCTAGAGAAAAAGATAAAGGTGATTTTACTTATAAAGATCTTACCTCAGAAATTATAAAAAGCCATCAACTTATTGTTAATTGTACACCTCTAGGTACTCATCCTAATGTCAACCAATCCCCACCAATTCCTTACGAATTCATTGACGAAACGCATTTGCTTTACGATTTGGTTTATAACCCCTCCCTCACTAGATTTTTGGCTCAAGGAAAAGATAAGGGCGCGCAAATTATAAATGGAGAACAAATGCTTATTTCCCAAGCAGAAAAAGCTTGGGAAATCTGGAATCAGTAA
- a CDS encoding DUF3857 domain-containing transglutaminase family protein has translation MKNTLFLASFFVIFISSAQEKYSIANLTAELIEKSNSVIIQQDIRVIIDDYDDMTISEDKIITILNEKGMSALDAYAFYNKSTKIRNLEVTIYDALGSEIETFKERDFMDVSAVGSVSLYTDDRVKYLEYTPVSYPVTIHFEKEIKTSNTAFIKSFTPYVDYYQSIKSSTFQIENKSEIVLRSSENGFMEEVSIENDNPNLLTYSVSNLPSVSREVYSPSFETFTPKVMFALQTFELAGERGEVSNWKELGLWQHENLLKGLDQLPESTISEIKLLTQNLETTREKAKAIYEYVQNNTRYISVQIGLGGWKPISAEEVDDKKYGDCKGLTNYTKALLNLVDIESNYCVVYSGSEIQDISEDFTSMQGDHVILNIPQENEEDIWLECTSQDIPFNFLGTFTDDRKVLAVKPSGGEILRTPAYTEIDNYQKTTAEINIIEKAITADVKIKTRGTQYNNRYSLYVKNEKDINSHYLSYWDNLKEMTLISHQFSNNKEDVTFFEKVKLKADNYVKIYGNDLILDVNPFNKFQVNLPNYKVRQTPFNVSRGFVDEDEFTFNLENLTVDTEFKDISLDSEFGSYQLSFELKGNVLIVKRYFKLNKNNYQKSDYEKFVEFFSQISKYDNTKLSLKLT, from the coding sequence ATGAAAAATACTTTATTCCTAGCATCTTTTTTTGTGATATTTATTTCCAGTGCACAAGAAAAATATTCGATAGCAAATCTAACTGCTGAGTTGATAGAAAAATCCAATTCAGTTATTATTCAACAAGACATTCGAGTCATTATAGATGACTATGATGATATGACCATAAGCGAGGATAAAATAATAACTATCCTTAATGAAAAAGGGATGTCAGCTTTAGATGCTTATGCTTTCTATAATAAATCCACTAAGATTAGAAACTTAGAAGTTACAATTTATGATGCTTTAGGTTCTGAAATCGAAACTTTTAAAGAGAGGGATTTTATGGATGTTAGTGCTGTAGGTTCAGTTAGTTTATATACAGATGATAGAGTTAAATACCTCGAGTATACACCTGTAAGTTACCCTGTTACCATTCATTTTGAAAAAGAAATTAAGACAAGTAATACAGCTTTTATAAAAAGTTTTACTCCTTATGTCGATTATTATCAGTCTATTAAGTCATCGACCTTCCAAATAGAAAACAAGTCTGAAATTGTTTTGAGATCTTCAGAAAATGGGTTTATGGAAGAGGTTTCGATAGAAAACGACAACCCTAATTTACTAACCTATTCAGTTTCTAATTTGCCGTCTGTATCTAGAGAAGTTTATAGCCCTTCATTTGAAACATTTACACCAAAGGTTATGTTTGCTTTACAAACGTTTGAGCTTGCAGGGGAAAGAGGAGAGGTGAGCAATTGGAAGGAATTAGGTCTATGGCAACACGAAAATTTACTTAAAGGCTTAGATCAACTTCCAGAATCTACAATTTCCGAAATTAAATTACTTACTCAAAACCTTGAAACTACAAGAGAAAAGGCTAAGGCAATATATGAGTATGTCCAAAATAATACGAGATATATAAGTGTTCAAATTGGTTTAGGAGGTTGGAAGCCAATCTCAGCAGAAGAAGTTGATGATAAAAAGTATGGGGACTGTAAAGGCTTGACGAATTATACAAAGGCTTTACTCAATCTGGTCGATATTGAATCTAATTATTGCGTTGTTTATTCCGGTTCTGAAATTCAAGATATATCAGAAGATTTTACTTCTATGCAGGGGGATCATGTTATTCTAAATATACCTCAAGAAAATGAAGAAGATATTTGGCTGGAATGTACAAGCCAAGATATCCCCTTCAATTTTTTAGGCACCTTTACAGACGATAGAAAAGTTTTGGCTGTAAAACCTAGTGGGGGAGAAATATTACGAACTCCAGCCTATACAGAAATAGATAACTACCAAAAAACCACAGCAGAAATAAATATTATTGAAAAGGCAATTACTGCTGATGTAAAAATTAAGACCAGAGGTACACAATATAACAACAGATACAGTCTTTACGTCAAAAATGAGAAAGATATAAACTCACATTATTTGTCGTATTGGGATAACCTAAAGGAAATGACATTGATAAGTCATCAATTTTCAAACAATAAAGAAGACGTGACCTTCTTTGAGAAGGTTAAACTTAAAGCAGATAACTATGTCAAAATTTATGGGAATGATCTTATTCTAGATGTTAATCCGTTTAATAAATTTCAAGTTAATCTTCCTAATTATAAAGTAAGACAAACTCCATTTAATGTATCAAGAGGATTCGTCGACGAGGATGAATTCACTTTCAATTTAGAAAACCTCACAGTAGACACTGAGTTTAAAGATATTAGTTTAGACTCCGAGTTTGGTTCCTATCAACTAAGTTTTGAACTTAAGGGCAATGTGTTAATCGTAAAAAGATACTTTAAGTTGAATAAGAATAATTATCAAAAATCTGATTACGAAAAATTTGTTGAATTCTTTTCACAAATTTCGAAGTATGACAACACTAAATTAAGTCTAAAATTAACCTAA
- the rsgA gene encoding ribosome small subunit-dependent GTPase A, with the protein MRAVVYKSTGSWYLLKADDGKIYNSRIKGKFRLKDIKSTNPVAVGDHVEIDTETKGDETIGIIKEIYDRKNYIIRKSVNLSKQTHIIAANIDLAFLLVTYNNPPTSTTFIDRFLVTAEAYHIPIVLLFNKVDDYSVEEFAEMKYLAELYRKIGYTCIGISAETGENIDQVKALMKDNVSVFAGHSGVGKSTLVNAIEPGLNIKTSEISLQHKQGQHTTTFAEMHELHFGGQIIDTPGIRGFGVVDIDKYALDNYFPEFFKVKPNCKFNNCIHVDEPKCAVKEDLTEDKIAYSRYKSYLQIMEGDEDENFRKDPYQDLR; encoded by the coding sequence ATGAGAGCGGTCGTCTACAAATCTACGGGAAGTTGGTATTTGTTAAAAGCTGATGATGGAAAGATTTATAATTCCAGAATCAAAGGTAAGTTCAGGCTTAAAGATATTAAAAGCACAAATCCTGTAGCTGTTGGAGATCATGTGGAGATCGATACCGAAACTAAAGGTGATGAAACTATAGGAATCATCAAAGAGATTTATGATAGAAAGAATTACATTATCCGTAAGTCAGTTAACTTATCTAAGCAAACTCATATCATTGCGGCTAATATTGATCTAGCTTTTTTATTAGTGACTTACAATAACCCACCAACAAGCACAACATTTATAGATCGTTTTTTGGTCACAGCAGAAGCCTACCATATTCCTATAGTACTCTTATTTAATAAAGTGGATGATTATTCTGTAGAAGAGTTCGCAGAGATGAAATATTTAGCTGAACTCTACAGGAAAATAGGGTATACGTGTATTGGTATTTCTGCTGAAACTGGAGAAAATATTGATCAAGTAAAAGCACTTATGAAAGATAACGTCAGTGTTTTTGCTGGACATAGTGGAGTTGGCAAATCTACTTTGGTCAACGCAATAGAGCCCGGTCTTAACATTAAGACTTCAGAAATATCTCTTCAACACAAACAAGGCCAACATACGACCACCTTTGCAGAAATGCATGAACTTCATTTTGGTGGACAGATTATCGATACACCAGGCATTAGAGGTTTTGGAGTTGTGGATATTGATAAGTATGCTTTGGACAATTATTTTCCAGAATTCTTTAAAGTTAAGCCCAACTGTAAATTTAATAATTGCATACATGTGGATGAACCTAAATGTGCCGTCAAAGAGGATTTAACAGAGGATAAAATTGCTTATTCTAGATACAAGAGCTATTTACAAATTATGGAGGGAGATGAAGATGAAAATTTCAGGAAGGATCCCTATCAAGACTTAAGGTAA
- a CDS encoding DUF368 domain-containing protein: MKRNLKSYITISLKGLAMGAADVVPGVSGGTIAFITGIYEELVTTIANVDISLFKTWRQNGFAAMWAHLNGGFIIALLTGIFISIFTVMQLTNYLLDTYPIVVWSFFFGLVGASVWYVGKQIEKWNPKLIGVTILGFIVAFGITKLTPAQGIDHPLYFLMCGAIAVCAMILPGISGAFILVLLGGYKSISAAVSEFNIQVIGLVSLGAVIGLLSFSRILKWLFTNFKSLTLSVLTGFIAGSLNKIWPWKEVINSEIIKGKVVILKEVSILPTQFDGDPKLVYACIAAILGFLLILLLEKIAKKQPLSNAEHKDI; this comes from the coding sequence ATGAAGAGAAATCTAAAATCCTATATTACCATTAGCCTAAAAGGCTTAGCAATGGGAGCGGCCGATGTTGTTCCCGGAGTATCTGGGGGAACCATTGCTTTTATTACAGGAATTTATGAAGAACTAGTGACGACCATCGCCAATGTAGACATTTCTCTTTTTAAAACATGGAGGCAAAACGGTTTCGCTGCGATGTGGGCGCATCTTAATGGTGGTTTTATTATTGCGCTACTAACAGGTATTTTCATCAGTATATTTACTGTTATGCAATTAACCAACTACTTATTGGACACCTACCCCATTGTGGTCTGGTCATTTTTTTTCGGCCTAGTAGGTGCCAGCGTTTGGTATGTAGGAAAACAAATTGAAAAATGGAATCCGAAACTAATCGGGGTTACTATTCTAGGCTTTATCGTCGCCTTTGGTATTACGAAACTCACCCCAGCACAGGGCATCGATCATCCGCTTTATTTTCTTATGTGCGGAGCAATAGCGGTCTGTGCCATGATTTTACCTGGAATTTCAGGAGCCTTTATTTTGGTCCTGCTTGGCGGATATAAATCAATTTCAGCAGCGGTATCTGAATTTAATATCCAAGTTATTGGCCTTGTGAGTCTTGGAGCAGTTATTGGATTATTGAGTTTTTCTAGAATTTTAAAATGGTTATTTACGAACTTTAAATCGCTTACCTTATCGGTTCTCACAGGATTTATAGCAGGTTCTCTCAATAAAATTTGGCCCTGGAAAGAAGTTATAAACTCAGAAATCATAAAAGGCAAAGTAGTTATTTTAAAGGAAGTTTCTATTTTACCCACTCAATTTGACGGAGATCCTAAACTAGTGTACGCATGTATAGCTGCTATATTAGGATTTTTACTTATTCTTTTACTCGAAAAAATAGCCAAAAAACAACCCCTTTCAAATGCAGAGCACAAGGACATTTAG
- a CDS encoding bifunctional 3-deoxy-7-phosphoheptulonate synthase/chorismate mutase type II, giving the protein MKNEKHLRNWLTEMNLDHPLVIAGPCSAETEEQVLEIAHQLKDSDATVMRAGIWKPRTRPGNFEGVGAIGLKWLKRAKEETGLMIATEVANKTHVDLALEADVDVLWIGARSTVSPFIVQEIADALKGTNKIVLVKNPVNPDLALWLGGVERLYNANIKNLGVIHRGFSTYEKIKYRNNPEWQIAIDLQNQFPDLPLLVDPSHIGGDRNLVFDICQTALNLNYDGMIVETHHTPDKAWSDAAQQITPDFLKQMTIDLRIRNKEGAEEFNKKLNVLRSKIDIIDNQLIDFLGKRMQVADEIGELKKENNVAILQPERWNKVLHRLSIEGENKDLSKGFVERLTKAMHEESIAHQHKIISQ; this is encoded by the coding sequence ATGAAAAATGAAAAACATCTAAGAAATTGGCTAACGGAGATGAACTTAGACCATCCCTTAGTCATAGCAGGTCCTTGTAGTGCCGAAACTGAAGAACAGGTGCTTGAAATTGCCCACCAACTTAAAGATTCTGATGCTACAGTGATGCGTGCTGGTATTTGGAAGCCTAGAACACGTCCAGGAAACTTCGAAGGGGTGGGAGCGATAGGTTTGAAGTGGTTGAAAAGAGCAAAGGAAGAAACAGGGCTGATGATTGCTACTGAAGTCGCCAATAAAACACATGTAGATCTAGCTTTAGAGGCAGATGTAGATGTTCTATGGATAGGGGCTAGAAGTACAGTGAGTCCATTTATTGTTCAAGAAATCGCAGATGCTTTAAAAGGTACAAATAAAATTGTATTGGTTAAAAATCCTGTAAATCCTGATCTAGCCTTATGGCTAGGTGGAGTGGAGCGCTTATACAATGCAAATATTAAGAACTTAGGTGTGATCCATAGAGGATTTTCTACCTATGAGAAAATAAAATACAGAAATAACCCAGAGTGGCAGATTGCTATCGACTTACAAAATCAGTTTCCAGACTTGCCTTTGCTTGTAGATCCTTCTCATATTGGAGGTGATAGGAACTTAGTGTTTGATATTTGTCAAACTGCTTTAAATCTTAATTACGACGGAATGATTGTGGAAACACATCATACTCCTGATAAAGCATGGAGTGATGCTGCGCAACAAATTACCCCAGATTTCCTAAAGCAAATGACTATTGATTTGCGTATCAGGAATAAGGAGGGTGCAGAAGAATTCAACAAAAAGTTGAATGTACTGAGGTCTAAGATTGATATCATCGATAATCAACTTATAGATTTTCTGGGAAAGAGAATGCAGGTTGCTGACGAGATTGGAGAACTTAAAAAGGAAAATAATGTAGCTATTCTTCAACCTGAACGTTGGAATAAAGTATTACACCGCCTGTCTATTGAAGGAGAAAACAAAGACTTGTCTAAGGGTTTTGTAGAGCGCCTAACTAAAGCTATGCATGAAGAATCGATTGCTCATCAACATAAAATCATAAGCCAGTGA